A segment of the Marinobacter arenosus genome:
AGTCCGTTGTGCGATGTCGTAGCACCGCGCCGGGTCACGGCTCGGATTCGGGCCTTGAGTTCGGCCATGGCAAAGGGTTTGGTGAGATAGTCATCGGCGCCGGAGTCGAGGCCCTGCAGCTTTTCCCCGAGTTCGGTACGGGCGGTCAGTATGATCACGGGGGTCTGAACGCCCTGCTGTCGAACGCGCCGTACGATGTCTAGGCCATCCACCCGGGGCAGGGTCAGATCCAGAATAACCAGGTCAAACTGCTCATTCGAGAGCGCATTCAGCGCCTGTTGGCCGTCGTCGAGCCAGTCCACCGTATTCTGGTCATCCCGCAGCATCTCGAGCATGGTGTTGGCGAGTGGGTGATCGTCTTCGACAAGCAGTATTCGCATGGTGGGTCCCGACCTGGAAAACGATATAAGTCTGGCACAAAAACCTTAAGGCCGGCTTAAGAAAACTCGCGGCAACGGTTAAGCCTGGATTAAGGCTGCCTCCCTAATCTGACCTTCAGTTTGCACTGCCTTTTATCAGGCCTTGCCAGTCACTTACTGGAGACCGCTTATGTCAGATCCACTCATGATGTCCGCCTGTTGCCCACCGGATTCCGATGAGGTGGCACCCGTCATCCGGTGTGCCGGCCGCTGGCTGTGCCGGGTTGACGCAGACACCCGAACGGCGGCGGAGGTCGGCCAGTTTATCCGGCGGCGGTTTCTGCTGGCCTATGGCGCCCAGCCGAGCCTGCGCATTCCCGACCTGTTGGTGTTGACCACCGCCCACGGCTCACTGTTGGCGGCGGTCGGTGTGCGCAACGCCGCCAGTGAATCCCTGTTTCTGGAAGATTACCTCGGTGAACCGGTTGAAAACCGCATGCCGGAGCCCGGCCTTGGTCGCCAGGCGATTGCCGAGATTGCCCATCTTGCCGGCGTTGAAGCCGGTGTCAGCCGTTACCTGTTTGCCAGCCTGGCGGTGTGGCTGGATGGCGCCGGCTATGACTGGGTGGTGTGCACGGGCACCGACCAGTTGCGGAACAGCTTCCGCCGGCTCGGGATCGATACCCACGTGCTGGCCGACGCCGATCCGGCCCGGCTTGCCGACGGTGGTGCCGGTTGGGGCCGTTACTACGACCATCACCCGGTGGTCATGGCGGTGAGCGTCGCCGAAAGTCTGGCGGCGCTGAAGGCCGCCGGTCTGCTCAAGGTCACGTTTCCAGTTAACGGCAATGACGCGGAACGAGGAAACCAGTATGGCTGCATTGCCTGACATGCTGGCGGCCCAGGTGGGCCGTACACCCGAGCGGACCGCCCTGAAATCACCGGCAGGAGACATGACGTTTCGCGATCTGTACGCCGCCGCTGCCGGGCTCGCTGCAAGGCTTGAAGCGCGGGGCGTGGCCTCGGTCGGTCTGACCGGTGACAACACCTCGGCCTGGGTGCTGGCCGATCTGGCCTGCCTGATGGCCGGCGTTGTTTGCGTCCCGGTGCCCGGATTTTTCTCCCGTAGCCAGACCGATCATCTGATCGCTCGGGCCGGCCTTGATGGTCTTTTGTGGGCGGAACCGGGGCCGGGCCGCGACGAGCTGGGGCAGGGGGTCTGGCTGGAAAGCCTGCCGGTGACCGCGGCTGCTGTGCGGGTGCCCGCGGGTACCGCCAAGATCACCTTTACCTCTGGCAGTACCGGTACGCCCAAAGGCGTGTGCCTCTCTGCCGATCAGATGGCGGCTACCGCCGAGGCCCTGCGCGAGCGCCTTGGCGGTCTCGAGCTGCGCCATCACCTGTGTATTTTGCCCCTGGCCACGCTGCTGGAAAACATTGCCGGCGTTTACCTGCCCCTGCTGATGGGCGCCACGGTCGAGCTGGCCCCGCTGGGGACCCTCGGAATGACCGGAAGCAGCGGCGTTGACGGAGCCAGGCTGATGGCGGGCCTGAACCGGATCCGACCGCATTCGGTCATCCTCGTACCGGAGCTGGCGAGCCTGCTCGTCGACGCTGCCGAGCGGGGGCATCTTGAACCTGGCCGATTCCGTTTTCTTGCGGTGGGCGGTGGCCGGGTGTCTCCGGATCTTCTCGCCCGTGGCCGCCGTGCGGGCCTGCCTCTGTTCGAGGGCTATGGCCTGTCGGAGTGCGGCTCGGTGGTGGCCCTGAACGTACCGGGTCAGGATCGGCCGGGCACCGTGGGCCAGCCACTGGCCCACGTTCGGGTTGCGCTGGATGACGATCGGCAAATCCGTGTTCACGGCAACACTCACCTGGGCTATCTCGGGGATCCGCTGCGGGCGGACGAGAGCCTGGGCACCGGCGATCTGGGGCGGCTGGATAGCGACGGCTTTCTCCGGGTCGATGGCCGATCCAAGAACTTATTGATCACCAGCTTCGGACGCAACGTCAGCCCGGAATGGCTGGAAAGCGAATTGGTGCAGGCGGTTGGCGCCCGCCAGGCGGTCGTGTTTGGGGATGGTGAGCCGCATCTGCGTGCCCTGATCACCGTCACCCAGGACCAGTCGCCGGCACGGATCGCCGATGCATTGAGCGCACTGAACGATCGCCTGCCCGATTACGCGCGACTGGCGACTGTTTACGTGCGCGAGCAGTTGCTCTGCCAGGCCGAGGGCCACATTACCGCAAACGGGCGGCCAGTCCGGTCCCGGATTCAAACCGATCTGACGGCGTTGCTGGCCGACGCCACCCACATTGATATGACGTTTTCACTGATGAACCCGCCAGGAGGATTTCACATGGCATTTTTTGACCGACTGCAGCAGGAAACCGAAGACGCCCGCAAACACGTCACCGAGGCCCCGGTGATCCGGGCCATCCAGGAGGACCGCTTCGATCTGGAGAGCTACATCTGGTTCCTGACCCAGGCCTACCACCACGTCAAACACACGGTGCCGCTGATGATG
Coding sequences within it:
- a CDS encoding response regulator transcription factor, translating into MRILLVEDDHPLANTMLEMLRDDQNTVDWLDDGQQALNALSNEQFDLVILDLTLPRVDGLDIVRRVRQQGVQTPVIILTARTELGEKLQGLDSGADDYLTKPFAMAELKARIRAVTRRGATTSHNGLVIGRLMLDTDASQLTVDGEQFSLPRSEFQILHYLMRHPDQVATRRRLEDQLYGWEHGVESNALEVHVHHLRRRVGKATIRTVRGVGYLLDSQAAASGAQE
- a CDS encoding thermostable hemolysin, coding for MSDPLMMSACCPPDSDEVAPVIRCAGRWLCRVDADTRTAAEVGQFIRRRFLLAYGAQPSLRIPDLLVLTTAHGSLLAAVGVRNAASESLFLEDYLGEPVENRMPEPGLGRQAIAEIAHLAGVEAGVSRYLFASLAVWLDGAGYDWVVCTGTDQLRNSFRRLGIDTHVLADADPARLADGGAGWGRYYDHHPVVMAVSVAESLAALKAAGLLKVTFPVNGNDAERGNQYGCIA
- a CDS encoding AMP-binding protein, coding for MAALPDMLAAQVGRTPERTALKSPAGDMTFRDLYAAAAGLAARLEARGVASVGLTGDNTSAWVLADLACLMAGVVCVPVPGFFSRSQTDHLIARAGLDGLLWAEPGPGRDELGQGVWLESLPVTAAAVRVPAGTAKITFTSGSTGTPKGVCLSADQMAATAEALRERLGGLELRHHLCILPLATLLENIAGVYLPLLMGATVELAPLGTLGMTGSSGVDGARLMAGLNRIRPHSVILVPELASLLVDAAERGHLEPGRFRFLAVGGGRVSPDLLARGRRAGLPLFEGYGLSECGSVVALNVPGQDRPGTVGQPLAHVRVALDDDRQIRVHGNTHLGYLGDPLRADESLGTGDLGRLDSDGFLRVDGRSKNLLITSFGRNVSPEWLESELVQAVGARQAVVFGDGEPHLRALITVTQDQSPARIADALSALNDRLPDYARLATVYVREQLLCQAEGHITANGRPVRSRIQTDLTALLADATHIDMTFSLMNPPGGFHMAFFDRLQQETEDARKHVTEAPVIRAIQEDRFDLESYIWFLTQAYHHVKHTVPLMMACGGRLPERLEFVRKALVEYIEEEYGHHEWILDDLEACGADRESIRQGKRDTSIELMVAYLYDQIDRGNPAAFFGMVQVLEGTSIELATPLGEQIQKQLGLPDEAFSYLYSHGALDQEHFEFFRKLMNEITDADDQQAIIESARMVYRLYGDMLHSIPVQTGRKESQHEAA